The Paracoccus sp. MA DNA segment GCCGAGGTGACCCTGACCGCCAGCCGCGAAACCTTCGAGGGCCTGCTTTCGGGCGACGTGAACCCCACCACCGCCTTCATGACCGGCAAGCTGCGGGTGGACGGCTCGATGGGCACGGCGATGAAGCTCGGGGCGCTGCTCTCGTAAGCGATGAAGCCCGCACCCTTCAACACGCTGCCCGGCGACCCCATCCCCACGGCCCGCGCCTTCTGGCTGCGGGCCGAGGACGGGGTGCGGCTGCGCGCGGCGCATTGGGCGACGGGGGGCGCCTCGGGGACGGTGCTGCTGTTCCCGGGCCGCACCGAATACCTGGAAAAATACGGCGAGGTCGCGGCGGACCTGAACGCCGCCGGGCTGGACGTGCTGGCGCTGGACTGGCGCGGACAGGGCATGTCCGACCGGCTGCAGGCCAATGTCCGGCCCGGCCATATCGGCAGCTTCGCCGATTACCAGCGCGACGTGGTCGAGCTGGTGGTCGCGGCGCAGGAACTGGACCTGCCCCGGCCCTGGCACCTGCTGGCGCATTCCATGGGCGGCACCATCGGCCTTGCCGCGCTCGAAGCCGGACTGCCGGTGCAAAGTGCGGTCTTCTCGGCCCCGATGTGGGGCATCAACCTGCGCCGCGTGCCCGAGGCGGCGGCAATGGCCCTTGCCGCCACCCTGTGCCGGCTTGGCCGGGGCGGGCATCCGGCCCCCGGTTCGGGGGGCGAGGAAAGCTTCGTGCTGTTGGACCCGTTCCACGACAACCTGCTGACCCATGACGGCCGGCGCTGGGGCCGGCTGGTGGCCGAGGCCGCGACCTGGCCCGACATCTCGGTCGGGGGCGCCAGCAACGACTGGCTGCGCGCCGCCTTGCTGGAATGCCGCCGCCTCGCCGCCCTGCCCGCCCCGG contains these protein-coding regions:
- a CDS encoding SCP2 sterol-binding domain-containing protein, which produces MSKVVEAAVAALDEKAKGFDGTAKFVIEGEGSVYIDAEGARAGDDEAEVTLTASRETFEGLLSGDVNPTTAFMTGKLRVDGSMGTAMKLGALLS
- a CDS encoding alpha/beta hydrolase, with translation MKPAPFNTLPGDPIPTARAFWLRAEDGVRLRAAHWATGGASGTVLLFPGRTEYLEKYGEVAADLNAAGLDVLALDWRGQGMSDRLQANVRPGHIGSFADYQRDVVELVVAAQELDLPRPWHLLAHSMGGTIGLAALEAGLPVQSAVFSAPMWGINLRRVPEAAAMALAATLCRLGRGGHPAPGSGGEESFVLLDPFHDNLLTHDGRRWGRLVAEAATWPDISVGGASNDWLRAALLECRRLAALPAPALPALIALGDRERIVSPRAIRSRAAAWPGARLLELSDCRHEPMMERDPVRSRFIEAAIAHFAASAAA